A DNA window from Ornithodoros turicata isolate Travis chromosome 10, ASM3712646v1, whole genome shotgun sequence contains the following coding sequences:
- the LOC135370420 gene encoding organic cation transporter protein-like: MQEISTKTIQDERDFVCESDTVAPNNACIHKIRLVFHRVLCLSRSMTDVTKVIGDMGPWQGLVAGFVMISNFFLAFNTISSAFILPSEQRFWCVEDAFFQNRSQDDVCRRYEDADSKLCRRVSYDRTVYRKTLTEEYDLVCGRTWVRTVVQSSVMAGVMLGTVAFGYVSDRRGRRCAVYTGALLHAAGCIVALLANNYVQYVLARLLLSLGTSSSYSFDVIFIESVAPRYRFVSSVAISFGYTAGAIVVAVLNLTVQDWRAYHGLMILYSVLLLVFWYLLHESPRWLLCKKRFDDAEEVMTKICTFNGIPKGKVKVLFPHLLRRYEPAVTHPSSGLLDLFRSSKGTAVYTLCVWFQAVILAFIYYTSSLTGTVLGGKPHFDFICLFTVEFLCNLLCALLSKRVPRKLFMCGMCVLLAAAMAVLAVFQYKVYVVNLVASLVVKGAVSSFILIFFLHVHETYPTRFRAIGYGAFQLVYWASASVEPFVRTAATSVSPSLLPGVYGCGVLASALSIACVLKETITKQLSDDVEDNEVETGNVGSGAFAVNVHGTVERY; encoded by the coding sequence ATGCAAGAGATTTCCACGAAGACAATTCAAGACGAGCGGGACTTTGTCTGCGAAAGCGATACTGTTGCGCCTAACAATGCATGCATCCATAAGATTCGCCTTGTTTTCCACCGAGTCTTGTGTCTGTCGAGAAGCATGACGGACGTGACGAAAGTCATCGGCGACATGGGACCCTGGCAAGGGCTCGTCGCGGGTTTTGTGATGATCAGCAACTTCTTTCTAGCCTTCAACACCATCAGTTCGGCGTTCATCCTGCCATCCGAACAACGGTTCTGGTGCGTGGAAGACGCGTTCTTTCAGAACCGTTCTCAAGACGATGTCTGTCGTCGATACGAAGACGCTGACTCGAAGCTATGTCGCCGCGTGAGCTATGACAGGACAGTGTACAGAAAGACGTTGACTGAAGAGTACGACTTAGTGTGTGGTCGGACGTGGGTACGCACCGTGGTACAGTCCTCTGTCATGGCTGGAGTGATGCTGGGTACGGTGGCGTTCGGGTACGTATCGGACAGACGCGGTAGACGCTGCGCCGTCTACACCGGTGCCCTTCTGCATGCTGCGGGATGTATCGTGGCCCTCCTTGCGAATAACTACGTTCAGTACGTGTTGGCTCGACTACTGTTGTCCCTCGGTACCTCTTCGTCATACAGCTTCGACGTCATCTTCATTGAATCAGTCGCGCCTCGATATCGGTTTGTAAGTTCCGTCGCCATATCATTTGGGTACACAGCGGGAGCGATCGTGGTGGCGGTGCTGAATTTGACGGTTCAAGATTGGAGGGCCTACCACGGACTGATGATTCTCTACAGCGTGCTGCTCCTGGTGTTCTGGTACCTTCTGCACGAGTCGCCCCGGTGGCTGTTGTGCAAGAAGAGGTTCGACGACGCCGAGGAAGTTATGACGAAGATCTGCACCTTCAACGGCATTCCCAAAGGAAAAGTGAAAGTTCTATTCCCGCACCTGCTTCGTAGATACGAGCCTGCGGTCACGCACCCGTCGTCTGGTCTACTCGACCTCTTCAGGTCTTCGAAAGGAACGGCTGTCTACACACTGTGCGTATGGTTCCAGGCAGTCATCTTGGCCTTCATCTACTACACGTCCAGTCTTACGGGAACAGTTCTGGGCGGCAAACCGCACTTCGACTTTATCTGTCTCTTCACCGTGGAGTTCCTCTGCAACTTGCTGTGTGCCCTCTTGAGCAAGCGCGTGCCGAGGAAATTGTTCATGTGCGGTATGTGCGTACTGCTCGCTGCAGCCATGGCTGTCCTGGCTGTGTTTCAGTACAAGGTGTATGTGGTGAACTTAGTTGCGTCGTTGGTTGTCAAAGGAGCCGTGAGTTCGTTCATCTTGATCTTCTTCCTGCACGTTCACGAGACGTACCCGACGCGGTTCAGAGCGATCGGATACGGAGCGTTCCAACTGGTCTACTGGGCTTCGGCTTCCGTTGAACCTTTTGTGAGGACAGCTGCGACGTCGGTGAGCCCATCGTTGTTGCCAGGGGTTTACGGTTGCGGAGTACTGGCTTCGGCGCTTTCTATCGCGTGCGTGTTGAAGGAGACGATCACGAAACAACTCTCGGACGATGTTGAGGACAACGAAGTTGAAACCGGCAACGTCGGTAGTGGAGCCTTTGCTGTTAACGTACACGGGACAGTGGAACGATATTAA